GCCGCATGATACACGGCCTCCCTCGGGTTTGCAGCCTCAGCATGGGGTGCGGAGATGACGATTTCATGCCGATTCAGCCATTTGGACGGCTTTTCGGCTCTCTTCCGGGGCTGTGCCGGAGGCGCTAAAGCCGCTCAGGGAGCGGCAGCGCAAGCGGTCAGGATACCCCAAGGATGTCGCAGGATCTGCTCGATGGGCAGGAGCTGGGACGCCCGGGTCAGGCGTCTCGCCGCAGGCGGGTGAAGCCGTCGTCACTCCAGTCCTCGCCACCCACACCATGGCGAACGAAGAACAGCCCGTCCGGGTCGTAGTGGCGTTTGGCAGCGGCTAGGCGTGGGTAGTTCGCGCCCCAGAACGAGGTCTGCCAATCGCGTTCGAAGTAGTCGCTCTCAGAGACGTAGGAGCCGGCGCGCGGCGCGACCTTCAGCAGGGCGTCTATGCATTGGTCGATGCGTGCCTTTTCGTCACGCGCCTTGTCCAGGTTCGGCTCGGCGCCGGGCATGCCGGGAAAGGCCGGCTCGCTCTCGCCACCCGTGATGACGAGCGCGAAGGCGTCCATCGCACCGGGATTCATGGCCGTGTCGCGTGAACGCGCGATGGCGTCGGCCGGCGCGCCTGCCAGCCCCTTGTTGAAGTGGAATGAGAAACCCCAACGGCGGGTGGCCGCGAACATCGCGTCGACCAGTGCGTCCAGTTGCCGTTGGTCGAGCAGTGACTGCGGCAGCCAGCCGGAACGGTAGCCGTGGATGAACTGGCCGACTTGTCCCTCGTCGCCAGCCCACAGTATGTGATCGCTCGGCGCGCCCGGACGGCGGTCAGACACGATGAAGTCGGGCGCATGTGCGCGGAAGAAATCGGCATCCCAAAAATGGCGGGCGGGCAACGCGACGATCTGCACGTCATCGTGGATGTGCCAATCGGCGCGTGCGCGCACGGCGGCGAGATAGGGAGTCCACACCTTCTCGGCCTCCTGTTTGCTGAGGCCCTGGAACACCATGGAGAGCTTCACTAGGTTATTGCCACGGAAGTTGATTTGCTCGCCCCAGTGGGGATTGAACAGGGCATCGCGATAGAAGCGCATAGTGAAGGCGAGAAGGGCGCGGTAGGCCTCGTCGGAGTCGGCCTTGATCGAGCCAAACACAGCGCCAA
This genomic window from Dyella terrae contains:
- a CDS encoding FAD-binding oxidoreductase; its protein translation is MIPPGPKPTQWEQLKDAVGGRLQALHSPFDACSAQNAACQEALAQIKNPFYLGDQPALTQSSGWVDAWTSHPSAYAVAVENTQDVVAAVNFARKHHLRLVVKGGGHSYQGTSAAPDSLLIWTRHMNAVSLHDAFIPQGCEGKQAPVPAVSVQAGAMWIDAYNAVTTKGGRYVQGGGCTTVGVAGLVQSGGFGSFSKNFGSASSNLLEAEVVTADGKVHVVNPSQDPELFWGIKGGGGGSLGVVTRLTLRTHELPETFGAVFGSIKADSDEAYRALLAFTMRFYRDALFNPHWGEQINFRGNNLVKLSMVFQGLSKQEAEKVWTPYLAAVRARADWHIHDDVQIVALPARHFWDADFFRAHAPDFIVSDRRPGAPSDHILWAGDEGQVGQFIHGYRSGWLPQSLLDQRQLDALVDAMFAATRRWGFSFHFNKGLAGAPADAIARSRDTAMNPGAMDAFALVITGGESEPAFPGMPGAEPNLDKARDEKARIDQCIDALLKVAPRAGSYVSESDYFERDWQTSFWGANYPRLAAAKRHYDPDGLFFVRHGVGGEDWSDDGFTRLRRDA